One Hypomesus transpacificus isolate Combined female chromosome 21, fHypTra1, whole genome shotgun sequence genomic window, TACAATTTACTACAAACTCGACATTGATTGCTTTATTTTTCGCACTCCTGCCATATGTTTACAACAACTGTATTACTATGTATTCACTGGTTCTATAATGTGCCTTGCTGCGTTTGTATGTCTTTATTTTATGCCGTGCATGTTCCTATCTGTCACCCCACCTTCTCTGCACCATTTTTTTGGTGAAGCAGAAGCCCTCCACGTGCCTGCTCACTGTGCTATGAAACTCAATTAAATATATTATCAAACTGTTAGGTTGCCACACCCTCTTGGAAATGTCGTGTGGAATGTTCAATGCTGTAGCAGAAAAAAACGGGAAAAAAACGCGCGCACTGATGCGTTTTGgcctttccatccctctcctcagaGGAGGAACTCGCGCTCGCTGCCAGCGCCGCTGGATGCgggccagcctgcctgcctcccttccAGCCATTGATTTGTGAACATGTCGTGAACAAGCCGCTGATAATGGTATAATTCCATATCATGTCCCTATTCCCAGTGCCATCCTCTGGGCAGATTTGTGTCTGACTGCTGGGAAATAAAAGCCAAGCTGAAGGAAGAGCTGGGGGACTGCTTCAGAcagtctctttttcttttttgtaacaAGCTGAGCAGCGCATAGGCCCAGCTTGACAACAATATTTATACCTTTCTCCCTGGCTTGTGGAATATGTATAGTGAATCAGTGTGAATGAAAGGGAGTTTTTACACCAGAGCCTTTATATGGTTACCCATGTCGATGTGCACAAAAGGTGTTGGTCAGGGAATCGTTGACTCTTTTGTCacctccactgtgtgtgttgtctcttatctccatctctctccacctcatctctctccacctctccccacctctctccaccgcatctctctccatctctctccacctcatctctctccacctctctccatctctctccacctcatctctctccacctctctccacctcatctctctccacctctctccacctcatctctctccacctcacctttctccacctctccttccctcttcccctccacccccctctcgtCGGGCAGGGAGCAGGGCAGTCTGAGGcagcagctggtggaggaggacacCGAGGAGTGGCAGAGGAGCCAGGACTTCTCTGGCCTGGAGAGGGTCGGGGGAGTGGACCTGTCCTTCATCAAAGGAGATGACGTCAACGCCTGCGCGCAGCTCGTGGTCCTCAGCTACCCCGGCCTGGAGGTGACTACCGAGTCAGGTGTATCTGGGTCATGTCAGGGCCCAGGACGTAGGTTTGGTTTGAACTGGGATTGACTCGCTGTCTACCTGtaaacctgcctgtctgttggtCTCCTTTTTGTATCTCCCCCTCTAGCTGCTGTACGAGGACAGTCAGATGGTGACCCTGAGTGCCCCCTACATCGCTGGCTTCCTGGCCTTCCGGGAGACTCCCTGTCTCCTGGAGCTCCTGCGGCGTCTGGAGGCCACCCAGCCCAGCCTGCTACCTCAGGTCAGGGCCTGGCCGGCTGGTCCACACAGGCAATTAACTAGCATATgtggacccccacacacacgcacactgtgacacacacactcacacccacactcacacaggcacgACTAGACCATGTGGCGACCTATTTGCACATATTACATTTGCATATCTATTTAGTATATTATTAGACTATTACGATGTACTATATTTACACATTCTTACACTGAACATCATGTATCCCGGCTGCATGGGCAGGATTCATTTGATTGAGGTAGTCACGCAAATGCACAGGTGTTTTGGAAGTGTATCTAATGAATACAGTGGAGGCCAAGACATTCCACATTTAGTTTCTAACTAGTAAGTTAGTTGGGAAAGTGTTGTCTCTCTGTGAGCTTGGCACCCATAGATTAAACTTCACTGTAATAAATCCATGTTTCAATGTGTCTCAACTCTCCTCTTTCGTCTCTCCCACTCTTCTGGTTAGTCATGGCCTGCACAAATCACTCACTCCCACTCTACCTTCTCATCCTGGCCTCCTTCCTTTCACATGCATTTACATAAGTATACACACATGGGGATGTACGTGCATGTACACATATACTCGCTCAAGACaggattgcacacacacacacactcactcacacacacgcatttctGCAGCGTGCACtcttctctaacacacacattatgcatACTTCTcgagcaaacacacaaacacaaacacacatgcattacacatcttgacacacacacttcatggaTTTATCACTGACATTTACCCGTGGACAGACCCGGTCGGCTCAGCTTTATAGTCTGCTTCTTAAGCGATCGCCCTCATGACTTATGATTCACAGCAGAAATATGCCTGTAGAATCACCTTTAGCTGCAAGAAATCAGCGAGCGAGCGGGGTCGGCCAAGTCAGAATGTCAATATTCTTAAACTCCCACCTTTCAAACTAGGACGGAACTTTCTGTCGGTTTGCCAAGCTGCTTGGCTGGAGAAAACTAGAGCCCCGATATGGGTCCTCCATCACAGCCGAGTGCAGGGTTTCTAACGtagcctctctcccctgtccccccgtccccccctgcAGGTGGTCCTGGTGGATGGGAACGGCCTCTTCCACCAAAGAGGTGAGTGTGACGACTTACTGAAGCAGCATCTTCATCCTCGGTTGTCTTCATCCCTGTTTGGGTTTGGGTCCAGCACCTCATTTACATCCCTGTCATCCTTGCTGTATATTGGATTGTTGTTTCCCTTCGGAAGGTAATGAGGTTTATACGACATTCGTCCCCTCGTGTCCAGATGTGTCACATTCAGCTCAGTTCGGATTAGGTTGGGTGCTTATCATCGCTGATATACTGACACCCTCTTCACAAAAGACGtttgtctcttttctctgtccTGATGAAAGAGAGTTAACCATCTGGCCAGCTGGGACACGCGTGCTGGTGCTCTAAAAGACATTTCCTTGTGTGTCCCCAGCAGAGTTTGGTCTGGCTTGTCACCTGGGGGTCCTGTCAGGGCTTCCCTGTGTGGGCGTGGCCAAAAACCTACTGCAGGTGCAGGGCGTGGCCAAGAGCGAGGAGCACGTCgcccaggtgagagagagagaaagtcgcCGGTTACCATAGTTACCGTGTATGAATGTCGCTTCTTTGTGCTGCCTTAAAGGACATGTTCTTTTGTTTCCCTTTTCTTGCCTCAGCTGTCGTGGCTGTGTTCAGGTGTTTTTCTTTGTGGTGTTTTACTGACGGTGTCTCTGCGTACGGTTTTGCCCTTGGCCACAGAAAACTGTGAAAGGTACTGAGAAAATAATTCGATTTTGATTTTATAAGATTAGGCTTCGCTCCCAGTCATTGCCGATTAGAAATTTTTGTTGCGAGATGTTGGCTAAAGAAAAAGCCAAATGAGTAAGCTTTCTGCCAGTGATGTTTGCTCCAAGCCTATGCACGGTGTCCAAGTATGAGTGAGGTTTGAAGAATACAAAAACAACCTCAAATCTGTTTGTGCAGTGACTAATCTTCTCTTATTGAACAGAGATTTATTATAAGCATAAATTGAAGGTAATTATTATGCAAATTTAGAAAATGGGCCTTTAAGAACTTTGGTGTGCTttgcagttgttgttgttgttgaaaggaACCACAAGCACAGGAGTTAATGACGTTATGTGAACACATATCTTGCTTCCACCACAGCAGAAGGTTAAGCAGTTAATTCCTGAATGCATTAAGGCTGTTTCCAATTTACAGGGTATTAGGAAAAGCTAATATTTTGCCCTTgcccatttgtgtgtgtgtaggtgtgtgtgtgtgtgtgtgtgagagagagagtgttcctGCCTGTTTTCAATCTGTACCTCTCAAGAACAACTCATCCATCAGTAGACAACAATTATCTGTTCTTACACCTGACAACAGTGTAAGCCACACTGTTAACCAGTCCAATGTTCAGTGGGGCCGTGGGGTTTAGAGACCCTGCACTGCACTTCACAAACTCAATTTCAAGGCAATAACCGCCATGCTAAAGATTccctgtgtgttcatgtgttagCATAAAATGCTAATTTGAGCGCTTTGTGTTTCCTTGGAGCATTCCACCACAAGCGACCTCCACCTCACTTAGAAGCTTTTGTGCCCCTAAAGACCATGTTTTTTCATTTGATTCCATAGAATGGCACCGCGTCCTTGCCAGTGTTTATGGGCAGGGAAATGGATATTGTCTCTGAAATTGAATACAGTTCCACAAGCGGTTGCTGTTGCTAACCCGACTCCCAGGCGATTGCGTTGGTCTGGTTAGCCTGCCTTCTCCCGCTGCAGTGTGGATTGCAGTAAATGGGCTTTCCATGCCTGTTGATACCCTCTCAGCCTTGCAGCTGCTTTTAGCAGGTTTATCTCGGTGTCGGGTAACTTGTGTCTCCGGATACAGTCGTTCCTTCAGCATCACTCCAATGACTTTAAATGAGAACCAGGGACACCTGTCGTATTTGGTAGCATCCCTGCCTGTCCCGAGGGGGTCAAAGACACAgcgtatgtgtgaatgtgtgtacatgGACCTGGCCAACGTGTTTTGCAGGTGGGTGTCGAGCCGTatgattgattgtgtgtgtgtgtgaggttttgcCATACCAATGCGATCTACGGAACATGACCCATGTTTACGTTCGGGTCTGCCGCCAGTCTGCAACTAGATAGGGCTCCTGGATGAACTCAGTAATACACTTACACATCAGGGACATGTACCCACCAGCAGAACCATGTATCATCTATTTATCCTTCCCTCTGACCCTCGGTTTCTATATTTGCACATGACTGTTCTTGCTGTCTTcattgtgtttgtctctcttctcccgatccctctctcttccctccatccccctctcttccctccatcccctctctcttccctccatccccctctctcttccctccatcccctctcccttccctccatcccctctctcttccctccatcccctctctcttccctccatcccctctctcttccctccatcccctctctcttccctccatccctctctcttccctccatcccctctctcttccctccatctcctctctcttccctccatcccctctcctttccctccacccctctctcttccctccatcccctctctcttctctgtttctGGCTCAGAGTCAAGCCGCTGTGTTATTGATGGCTCGCCTGTCTGTTGTTCTGGCTCCGGGCCTACGGTAGCTACGCAAGGGCCAATCTTCaatcacacacgcgcacacacgcgcacacacacacacacacacacaccctggtNNNNNNNNNNNNNNNNNNNNNNNNNNNNNNNNNNNNNNNNNNNNNNNNNNNNNNNNNNNNNNNNNNNNNNNNNNNNNNNNNNNNNNNNNNNNNNNNNNNNNNNNNNNNNNNNNNNNNNNNNNNNNNNNNNNNNNNNNNNNNNNNNNNNNNNNNNNNNNNNNNNNNNNNNNNNNNNNNNNNNNNNNNNNNNNNNNNNNNNNNNNNNNNNNNNNNNNNNNNNNNNNNNNNNNNNNNNNNNNNNNNNNNNNNNNNNNNNNNNNNNNNNNNNNNNNNNNNNNNNNNNNNNNNNNNNNNNNNNNNNNNNNNNNNNNNNNNNNNNNNNNNNNNNNNNNNNNNNNNNNNNNNNNNNNNNNNNNNNNNNNNNNNNNNNNNNNNNNNNNNNNNNNNNNNNNNNNNNNNNNNNNNNNNNNNNNNNNNNNNNNNNNNNNNNNNNNNNNNNNNNNNNNNNNNNNNNNNNNNNNNNNNNNNNNNNNNNNNNNNNNNNNNNNNNNNNNNNNNNNGACCCAAACCATCGCACGGCGGCGCGCTCGATCCACACGGCCACCGGCAAAACATACATAAGCTCGGTTGTTTCAATATATTTGCATATTCGCGCCCACGCACTCGATCAAACAGTCGTTCGGTTCACACCTGTGGAGTCTCCCGACCTTTGACCTGTCCTGTTTGCACACGCGAGCGCATCATCAAACACTTTCCTCCCTTTGGCAAAGCGTTACTTtggaccccacccccccacagagAGAACTAAGCGCAATGATGCCGCAAAGTGCCCCATGAATCTTTGATCTCATGCTAATTTAGGAGTTCCCCTCCAGGCAGAGAGATGGTCGAGTCTCTGCTTCGCCCCTaaagtttacacacacacacacacagcgacgcGCACGTATACAGGGACAGGGCGCCGCCTGTTTAGCTGTTGTTTCTTGAGTCACTCCAATCAATCACTCGAGCTACTTATAGCCACGGGGCGTCTGAAGATGGTTTGTTCCACTGGATTCAGTGGGGCGTCTCACCCCAACACCAATGAACAGGGATCCTTGTCGAGAGCTCTTTTTTAATCGTATGTCCAGGGTTTATTTAGCTCCAtttcctgttctccctccccgACCCTCTGGCAGGTGAAATGCCGTCCATTTTGGATGAAGCTGGATCGTAAACACTGAGGTCTGGTTCCCATGAAGCGTTGTGAATCGGCTCCTCGGTTCTCTGCAGCTCTGCGCCCCTTGTCACCCTGTTACATGACAGGCTGTCCTCGCAGCGTCACGGGCTTAGGGCGCCCCCCGGTGGTCGCTAGCGGCAGCTGCGACACGACACATAAATGATGCCATGCTTAATGGCAAAGGTTTCTTTGTCACGCTGTGGCGGTCAGGTTCTTTTTGTCGTTTCCCGGTCGTGTTCTGACTCTGGTCATGAATCTTCAGCCGAGGACGTTGCTGTAGTTGCCAGTCGTGATGTTAACCCTTTTGGACgtgtgcctcccccctccctcccccctccctccccccccagtcgTGTGATGACGTACAGGGAACATGGAGCCTGGGTGGTCAAAGCCCACCtgcagaaggagaaggagggacacATTATCAGCGTCAGGtaatctacctctctctctcccgcacactctttctctccctttgtctctctttctcttcctcccatctcctcctctctccttttctcccccttcctctttccccctctctctctctccctctctctctcactctccctctcttaatctctctctctttcccttttctcAGTGTATGATCTAGGTAGGTGTGTAACAGACCAGGGTGTGTTAAGCgttaacggtgtgtgtgtgtgtgtatgtcctggTCTCTGCAGCGTGAACGGAGACGTGCGCTTCTTCGAGCCGCGGGCGCCCGACTCTGTGAACGTGCTGCAGACGGTGAAGGGGCTGACGGCGCTGGACATCCACCCGCAGGCTAACCTGTTCGCCTGGTGAGCTGCCTCTCCCAGCCTGGCTCGTCCGTTGTAAGGCGGCCTCCTCAGGAGCCACTGGCTGGTTCTGTTCTCTCAAGACGCCAGGGCCAGTTCGAACTCTCAAGACGTTTTTGCCCTTCCATGTTTTAAGAtatcttttttgtctttttctttactctctctggctctctctgtctctctctgtctctatgtctgtctctgtctctatctctgtctctctctgtctctctctgtgtctctgtctctgtctctctctctctctgtctctctctgtgtctctgtctctctctgtgtctctgtgtctctgtctctctctctgtctctctctgtgtctctgtctctctctctgtctcccagtggGTCCATGAACCAGTTCATAGCGGTCTACAACGCCAACGGGGACATCATCAGCAACATCAAATACTACGACGGCTTCATGGGCCAGAGGATCGGAGCTATCAGCTGCCTGGCCTTCCATCCTTACTGGGTATCTGTCTGTTAGCCTAGAGATACTGTCATCCTTACTGGGATAGGGTTAGGTCTGTTAGCCTAGAGATACTGTCATCCTTACTGGGATAGGGTTAGGTCTGTTAGCCTAGTCACTCTGGAGTCGGGGTACCATCATCCCTACAGTATCACACAGTTAGCCCAAACTCTGCTCGGTACCTCACTGTGTGTACCTCAGTAACCTAGAGTCTTTATTCATCACAATACTGCTTCGATTGAGCGTCGCAATATAATGCATCATTTGACTTCATGTATTTAGCTTAATGCACTCGCTTTAAATCGCAGTCTCAGTTACGTTATAAGATTGCCGTGTGTATTCATGGACattttctctcctgtcctctcttcctccctctccttctctcctcctctccagccccacTTGGCCGTGGGCAGCAACGATTACTACATGTCCATCTACTCAGCAGAGAAGCGTCTCAGATAACACCCCAtcactcaccccctccccccagtgtcctctcccctcaacccctgacctttgaccctgcgACCCCTTACGACCCCTGGGATCCAGGATGTAAATGACTTCTACTGTACATATGCAATTTACCAACCCTGAATGTCCTAGTGATGGCTGCTGACAAATTTATGTTGtgatgatgacgacgacgactatattattattattattgttcatTCATATTCTTATTATGAAGCTATTGATTGTAGACTTGGCTGTGCTGAGCAGCTTGTATATTTAATTGCATATACAGATGATAGTAGGTCTATTTTAAAAAGTAGGTACCGTCTTCGGGGTTGGTGTTCAAAAAAACGGCGATCGTCAGTACCCGGTCGAACTCTGGAACGACCCCTTAGcgccaggggtcaggggtcgcgGAGAGGAGCGGAATCACttgctaaacacacaaacacctgtggGCAAAAACGCAGGCGTCCCCTCTACTTGGGACTCCCGGAGGCGGAGCCGGGACGTTCTGCCCCGCCTCTCCCCAGACGTTCCTGAGGAGAAGACCCACACCGCGGAGGGCTGCCCCGCCCCGGCGGCAGGAAGAGGCAGGCTGGAGGAACGCGCTTTGCTGAAACGGAGCACGGATAAGCCCCGGGATAAGGGACGTGGGGCCATGACCGACGCTCGTTAAAAGATATGCTTGCTACGGTGCCAGGACTTGTCCTCCCTtcaacctcccctctccctccccgtccccccccgtcccctgtCACgctaccctctccctccccgcaTCCCTCGCCCGCCTTTCCCTTCGCCTTCAATCcgaaaccccccccccgcctcaccCCAGCGTGCCAAAATCCGTTGCCATGGTTACCCCTACAGCTTCCCAGCACAGCCCCAGAGTGTTTCCCTGCCTCGGCATGTGCACTCAGGAAACCCTCCGCGCTGTTGTGAAGCCCACCTTCTCCCAAAGCCTGAAGGCTAACCCACACCCTCTGCCCAGTGGACGGTTAACTTAACGGTAACAAGGGCCACCTGGGCCACTGAAAtctccccccccgtcccccaacAGGCACCTAGTGCTCCCTCTATCACTGACCTGCATAGCAATAAATGAAGGTGTGGAcgctgcagcccccccccccaggtcccgCTCCGCCTCGTCCATGCCTTCCCAGTGGGAAGCCGCTCAGCCCCAGGTAAGATGGAACTCAAGGCTGGGGACGTGAAGGAGTAGCTTCAGGAGGACTTACCAAAGCTAGGCCTCGCTAGAGGCTTTTGGAGAGCGGCCAAGACTGAGCCTCATATGATTCTACTGGGCCACTTCTACCCTCCAGGCCCAAGTGGGCCACGCCCCCACAGTGACAGCAGCGACAGAAGAAGCCAAAGGGCAAGGCATTGTGGGCGATCAAGTCCCTTCTGGCTCTCTGCCTCACTACAGCTAGTTTTCCTTTATTCGTTTTCACTCGATGGAGGTCGGTTGCTCTGTTCcctatcctctctttctccttttttttcttttattaagTCTTGATTTTAGCACGTTTCTTTTTTGGGGTTTGGTGTCCGTTAACAGGACGCGGAAGTGAACAATAGATCAAAGATGGCCGTTCGGGAGCGGCCCCAGACCTCCAACACCTACTGGATCCAGCAGATCAACTCTTTTAACACTGTGCGGCCTCGACGCATCGTTGCCCCTAGCCACGCCCAGTAGCCCACCGGGACGTAGCGGGGGGGGTCAAGCTCAGGTATCACATCGCGAGCCATCGGCAGGCAGCGCAGCCTCTGCTGGGTCTCAGCAACGACCCTGTGACCTGGACCTCCAGTCTCTCCTGAGGGAACGACCTGGACCTCTGGTCTCTCCGCTGGGTCGTTTATTTCTCGCGCCTTTTGACCCCTTTGAAACCGCATGCTGAGGAGAGAGTGGTTCTTTTGGTTTTTGCCCCAACAGCAGTATTGACGCCGACGTGCCTCTTCTCTGCGGTAACTTTATCCTTTCGTTTATTGGATTTCATTTGACTCGCTTtgctttttatttaatttttctcttcgtttttttttttttttttttgtaatgatCTGTTTTTAATTCTGTTCAGTTGGCTGGCGTTTTGTACGTCTAGGCCTtggtggggtggagagaggggaaagtcTTGGACGACATTGTGTgcgtcctcccctccaccctcaccttaTTGCCTCGTAGTGCCCCAAGCTTGGCCTACCCCAGCTAAAGGACAACCAGATTTGCCTGTGGACTGAACCAAACTAGTAACACATGCCATTTATTCTGTGCAACTGTGACCTGCAGTCACCAcgtagcccccctccccctctccactaaGCTCAGTAGCGCCCTCCGAGGGTTCGGAGGATGTACTGCGTCCTCCACGGCTTCACTGGCACAGCCAACcactgtgtgcgtgtcagtCCACGTTAGGAACCACACCTCTGAAGTAACCTGCTTTTTGAGTTTTAACATTTTAGAAATGGCGATGAAGACGAGAGAAACTTTCACCAtgtagaacaaaaaaaaaactgaaaacaatcaggtgtgtctctgtgactgtAGACTGCTTGGCGGAATGTGGTTTATTAGACAGGAGATGAAATCAATGAAATAAACCAAATACACAAGACTTTCTCTTGTCACtcctatatttgtgtgtgtgtgtctgtacttgcATGTTTGTAGCAGACAGCTTGTCAAACTAAAGATCTGTTACGGAAAATGATCATGTTGATTAGAGACTTGAATTGAAATCATAATAAGATCAATCGTCCACAGTGAGCCTTCAAGATCTCTCCGTGATAAGATGGTTTAGAGAGCCAGTGCATCTCAGCAGACACATGAACATGAACGATCAGGAATACAAACAATCCATCACTGCTGTAGTTCAAGGTTGGTTTAGTTCAGAGGGTCTCTTTGGGCAAGGCTGAGATTTATGACAGTGAAAGGGAACCAACACAATGGGCATGTTAACTTAAGGAAACTAACTGAGCTAGATACACAGACGCAGGGGTACCCTGTGGCCTGTCCCCTCTCTGTGCCCAGGcccccacacacagggtcagagtTCACATCCGGACTAATAGACTAAGTAGACCGAGACAAACCAcacatactggacacacacgcacacacccggGGCGAGCGGAGAACATTCCACAACCGCCAAGAGTCTGTCGGCGTTGCACATCCTGAGGAAACAACAGTCACTTCCTGTCAAATTAAGCCCGTGCTGAGAGCGAGTAGCGCTCACTGGCCGAGGTAGAGGGACCTCCCtatcctccacccaccccccctccctctctccctgtcctccacccatccctcccttcctccccccagcGCCAGCCCTGTCCTCCGGCCCCCCAGGCTCCAGCCCTCACTCAGTGAACACCTCCGCCAGGCCAGCCAGGAACAGCAAGAGCCCAGGGAGAgccccctgcagcccctcacCCAGCATGGGAAGCCTTCTCCTACTCTTCTTCTTCTCGGTTCTTGGCAGCTCCACCTGTAAGAATGTCTGACGGTCGTCTCACACCTCTGGGGAAGGGGGCAAGGGGaacggaggggggggaaggggggaaccCTTTTGGATTTCGGGGCTGTGTATTGACATGGCTTTGATTTTTggtgtttttctgttttgtttttcccGTTTTCATGTCGTCCAGGTCAACAAGCAGAAGGGCTAACGTGTAAGTAGGAAATCCTGCTTCTAAAACGCTTCTTCTGTTGGTATAAAAGGCTGTGCGAGTCATTCGTTGCATTCATACACTTGAAAACTGAGACAATGTGCTGGTAAAGTAGACCTTCGAGCTTCAGAGCTTCATTCAGCGTATGGTTTTGTTTTCCTTCTTGTTTCTCGTGTTTGGTACGCTTATTTCATCTTTCGTAGATTGTAGATG contains:
- the LOC124483720 gene encoding endonuclease V-like, with the translated sequence MAVAPEQELEEKWKREQGSLRQQLVEEDTEEWQRSQDFSGLERVGGVDLSFIKGDDVNACAQLVVLSYPGLELLYEDSQMVTLSAPYIAGFLAFRETPCLLELLRRLEATQPSLLPQVVLVDGNGLFHQRAEFGLACHLGVLSGLPCVGVAKNLLQVQGVAKSEEHVAQLSWLCSGVFLCGVLLTVSLRTVLPLATENCESSAPLVTLLHDRLSSQRHGLRAPPGGR
- the rptor gene encoding regulatory-associated protein of mTOR — its product is MMPCLMAKVSLSRCGGQVLFVVSRSCSDSGHESSAEDVAVVASRDVNPFGRVPPPSLPPPSPPSRVMTYREHGAWVVKAHLQKEKEGHIISVSVNGDVRFFEPRAPDSVNVLQTVKGLTALDIHPQANLFACGSMNQFIAVYNANGDIISNIKYYDGFMGQRIGAISCLAFHPYWPHLAVGSNDYYMSIYSAEKRLR